The Clostridium cylindrosporum DSM 605 region GCGGTTCAGGGAACATACTTTGGGATTAGTATTGTCTCAAAGGAGAGAAGAGCTAAGACAACAGATTTCCTTCTTACAAAGCCTGTAAAACGCTTTCATATATTAACTTCTAAGTTATTGGCTGTGTTTACTGCTATTATTATTACAAATGTAATTTACATGACTGCATCTACTATCACCTTAAGTAGTGTTAATAATGGAGATTTTGATATAAAAAGATTCATACTAATATCTTTAACCTTACTATTTATTCAATTTATTTTTGTAGGAATAGGTGTTTTATGCGCAGTTGTATTAAGAAATATAAAATCAGTTATATCTGTATCACTTTCATTAGTATTTGCGTTTTTTGCTGTATCAATGCTAGACTCATTTATTGATAAGGAAATGATAAGATTTATTACACCTTTTAAGTATTTTAATAACCTTTATATTATTAATAACTTGGCATATGAGATGAAATATTTAATTGTAGGGATAGTTGTTACATTAGTATGTATATCTGCAAGTTATATTATCTATATAAAACAGGATGCTTAGGGGGAATTTTAAATGAATATATTTAAGAGAGAATTAAAAGCTAATTTAAAAAGCTTGGTATTCTGGTGTATAGGAATACTTGTTATGGTACTTGGAGGGATGAGTAAATTTAAAGGACTTTCAGGTACTGGTCAAAGTATAAATGATATATTAGGAAAGATGCCAAAGGTAGTACAAATATTCATAGGATCAAGTGAATTTGATTTATCTACAGCACTTGGATACTATGGAATAGTTATAGGATATATTCTTTTAATGGCTGGAATTCATTCTGTTATGCTTGGCTCTAGTATAATATCTAAGGAAGAAAGAGATAAGACAGTAGAATTTTTATTAGTTAAGCCGATTACAAGAAGTAGAGTAGTTATGGAGAAGCTACTTGCCGCATTGGTTAATATAATTTTATTCAATGTGGTTACTTTCATAAGTTCAGTAGCAATTATTAATAGCTTAAGTAAGGAAGAGGATGTATTTAAGCCATTATTACTTTTGATGATAGGAATGCTTGTATTTCAGATTATATTTATGTCATTAGGACTTTGTTTGTCTACAATATATAAGGAATCGAAAAACTCATCTGGAATATCAATAGGGATACTTATGGTAACATATTTTATATCAATTGCTATAGGGATGAGTGATAAGATGAATGGATTAAGGATATTAATACCATTTAAGTACTTCGATGTTGCAGGAATTATAAAAGGCGGTAACCTTGAGTATTTATATATTATAGTTTCATTAGTGATAATTATAGTATTTATATCTATGACATTTATATTCTACAGGAATAGAGACCTTAAAATATAACATAAACCAGGGAGCATCATCCCTGGTCTTTTTTATTTTTATCATTAATGAATAGGGGTTTTGGGGAGTCTTTTAGATATTCTCTGATTTGAGTAAAGGATGAAAATGCTATTACTATTACAAAAAATGAATAGATAATCTCAAGAATTGTAAGGATTTTAGAAAGTGATGATATAGGAGATATATCACCATACCCTACTGTTGCAAAGGTTGCAAAGCTAAAATAGAGAAATGATATAAATACATCAACGGGATTATCTCCAATATGTCCTATAAAGTTTTCATTTGAAAGTTGGTATATAAAAAAGTAATTTACTGCAAAGAACACAACCCCTGCCATTGCAGAAACAGCAATATTAAAAACTGCTTTCCCAGTAGACATTTTATTTTTGCTAACGTGAAATATAACTCTAAATGAATAAAGAATTAAATATAAATAGAAAAGAGATCCAAGCCATATCATGACAGCATATCCTAAGGACTCTTCAATATATAATTTCAAAATCTTTAACAGCAGAATATAAGAAATATAAAGTATTAGTGCAGGTATAGGTTTAAAAATTGAAAACCGAAAGTTTTTCATAATTATCTCCTAATATAAAGCAATTGTTATATAGTAATAAGTATATAGCTTAAAAGTGTAATTTATATATAATTTTTGGAAATATAATAAAAAATGTATAGTTGAAATTATTGACTCAAATCGTAAAATAATGTATAATAAATAGTGTCGATAAGACACAGCATCAAGTGATGATGGCAGAGAGGATACACCCGTTCCCATTCCGAACACGAAGGTTAAGCTCTCTAACGCCGATAGTACTAGTCTGGAGACGGACTGGGAGGGTAGGAAGTCGCTTGGTAACATGCGGATGTGGCGGAATTGGCAGACGCGCTAGACTTAGGATCTAGTGTCCATGACGTGGGGGTTCAAGTCCCTCCATCCGCACCAAGCACCAGTTATGGTGCTTTTTTTATATATTTTTCTACATAATTTTAAAAGCACATAAAATCTAATGAGTGGGAGTCTCCTATGCATCAAACAGACATAAAAACCACTAGATTTCATGTGCTTTTTATTTTTGTATATGTATAATTAATATATCAAAGTAATTAATTGTAAAGGAGGTTTACTATGAACTTGTTATTAAGAAAGATTAATATGTTTAAGGATTTAAGCGATTCTTCTCTTATAAAAATAGATGAGATAGTAGAGGAGAAACTATACGAAAAAGGGGAAGATATATTCTTTCAGGGGGAAGAGGCTAAGGGAGTCTTCTTTATTAAAGAAGGTAAAGTAAAGATATATAAGTCTTCACTAGATGGAAAGGAACAC contains the following coding sequences:
- a CDS encoding ABC transporter permease subunit — translated: MNIFLFELKSLRKAIIIWSLALSILCAFFMSIYPSFASSHDEVIKMMQGFPSILLKAFGINLDIFFSVVGFYSFVFTYISFCGAVQGTYFGISIVSKERRAKTTDFLLTKPVKRFHILTSKLLAVFTAIIITNVIYMTASTITLSSVNNGDFDIKRFILISLTLLFIQFIFVGIGVLCAVVLRNIKSVISVSLSLVFAFFAVSMLDSFIDKEMIRFITPFKYFNNLYIINNLAYEMKYLIVGIVVTLVCISASYIIYIKQDA
- a CDS encoding ABC transporter permease subunit is translated as MNIFKRELKANLKSLVFWCIGILVMVLGGMSKFKGLSGTGQSINDILGKMPKVVQIFIGSSEFDLSTALGYYGIVIGYILLMAGIHSVMLGSSIISKEERDKTVEFLLVKPITRSRVVMEKLLAALVNIILFNVVTFISSVAIINSLSKEEDVFKPLLLLMIGMLVFQIIFMSLGLCLSTIYKESKNSSGISIGILMVTYFISIAIGMSDKMNGLRILIPFKYFDVAGIIKGGNLEYLYIIVSLVIIIVFISMTFIFYRNRDLKI
- a CDS encoding potassium channel family protein, whose protein sequence is MKNFRFSIFKPIPALILYISYILLLKILKLYIEESLGYAVMIWLGSLFYLYLILYSFRVIFHVSKNKMSTGKAVFNIAVSAMAGVVFFAVNYFFIYQLSNENFIGHIGDNPVDVFISFLYFSFATFATVGYGDISPISSLSKILTILEIIYSFFVIVIAFSSFTQIREYLKDSPKPLFINDKNKKDQG